CTTGGAAGGTTATGTGGAAAAGAAACTTGGAGGTGGGGAATGTTCTTTGTTAGAACAGTTCAGGCCTTAGCCTAGTTTATCCTTACTTGCTCATTCACTTAGTCTCACCCTTACTGAATGCTGACTGCAAGTCACACTTTATGCCAGGCAGCAGAGCTCTCACAGCGAGTCATTCCTGTTCTCGTGGAAAGTGAAGCTATAATATAACATAGTTTAATGATTTCAGTCCCTATCTGGTTAGGGTTATTTGATCTGttttggagggtggaggaggggcagaaatGAAGAATCAGGGAGactcaagcaaaaaaaaatctgttcctgtttttctaaatatctggatttttttctggTCCTGAAAAAAAGTATCAAGTTGTTTGTTCATTCGTCCAGTTAATATTAGAGAGCCTAATAGATGTCAGGCTGAGCataaagtgaataaaacaaaattctttctCTAAAGCATCTTCATTCTGGTTGATGGagacacaaaacaagataaatgaaatatatagaGTAGTGGTAAGTTCTAAGGAGAAAAAGTAGGAAAGGAAGATATGAAATGtcaggagtggagggaggaagatggctgaagtttgaaatcaagaaatcaGGGAAGGTCTCATTGAGAAGGAAAGCTTTGATCAAAGTCCAGGAAGGGATGAGAGAGTCAGTCAGTATGTGAAGTAGTGATTTAATTGATTCGCAGTCAAGGCAATTCAGAAGACTATGAATGATATGGTAAAAATCTCAGCTTCCCTGCAGGAAAAGGAGTAATTCAAGCAGAAACGGCCAAAGGTACAAACTTGTAAATTGCATGCTCTTTAGTCTCTGCCGGGGATACAGGAATTACTGACGTGTTACatagatggagaaaagaaatggcAGTGCTAACAACTTTGTGGGTTACCGCCTCCAGGACACTGACCACTTGGAGGGTTGATCAGTGAGAGTTCAACTCAGTACCTCATCTGATACCAGTTTAGTTTAAGGCAGAAAATCACAGGTGAAGTGTTTAGATGAAGAACCCACAGGCAAATTTGCCTTAACCTCTAGCTCTGTCTTTCCACTGTAttgcattcaacaaatacttattccATGTCTACTTTACACCTGACACTGTTCTGGGCATTGGGAAAGTAGCAGTGAGCAGGCGAATGTTGTCCCTGACTTCATACAGCTTACATGTTAGTAGAGGGAGAGACATTGGAGTGTGAATTAAAGTTACCTAATAGTTGTGATAAGGGAGCTGATCGGGGTCTGTGAAAGAATATAACTGCTCTTCTCTGAGAACTCAGGCAAACCCATTTCAAGGAAGAGCTATTAAgttgagacctgaaggatgagaaggcaTTAGTCAGGTGGAGAGGAGACAAGCAGCTGAGGCAGAGAGGCCTCAGGGATCAAAAGGCCATGGTGTCTAGAGCCTGGAGTTCAAGAGGAGTGTGAGGAGATAAGGCTTGAGAGGTTGGTGGGGGCTGCATCTTGTAGGCAGAGGttagggttttgttttaaatcctgAGAGCAAGAACTGGAATGTaaggtggggcaggaggcagataCTGGGGTCGGACATGTGCTTTTTAGAGAGGTGAAAGTAGATGCTAGGCTTTGAATTTAGGTGACAGTGGTGGAGATGGAAGGGAGTGGATGGAGTGGAGGGAAGTGGATGGAGTAGAGTGGTGATGAATTGCATACGGGAGGATGAAGAAGAGTTTGGGGTCAGAGTGACCACCATGTGCTTTTTACTTTGGGCAACCAGATAATGGTGCACTTTGCTGAGATGAAGAGGACTGGAGGAAGATctaatttatatggaaaggtgGTGAGTTTTAGTCATTCTGTAAATGAAGcaggtactgttattatcttctatcattttacaggtgaagaaacaggctcTCAGAAATCCAGAAGCATGATCAAGGCTTAGAATGGATGGCCAAGGTGAGGTTACCTGGCTCCAGGATTCAGGCCCTTGGTCAGTACATTATGCTGCTTCTCCCTAGTTCCTGGCATCTGCAACTACCTTTCCCAATTTCCACCctgccacccctcacccccagcagaAATGTGTTCTTAGTCCTCTTGCCCAATCCCAGTGGCTGGTTATGGCAGAGGGGCCCAAACACCTGTGTCATGAACCTATTCCTATTTTTAGCCTGCCATGCCCAGCTCTCCAAAGGTAGTTCTGAGGCATCGTGGGATTGGTGGAAGAACAAAGGGCAGGAGGATGTGTGTGCATAGACTGGCCTCCCTGATATCCATGTCAATGTCCAGTTACCACATTGTGGCCCACTTACCCTGCATATCAGCATAAGACAGGCATGAACTCAGCCACATCCCTGCTTTTCAGGGGAGAATCTGGGGCTAGGTCCCACATGCAGAAGGACCCATTACCGCTCAACTAGTCTAACACTAGCctagagaaggaaatgaaattattcaGCATCACAGTGTTGGCAAAAAGCAGAACTGTAATCTGGTTCCTCTCACTGACCCTGCTTAGTTTCTAGATTCCAGCTCTGCATAGATCTAACCACCTAGGACTTTCTTCCAGAAGTGCCTGTCCTTTGAAGCGTTTGGCTTAGGTGGCTAAGACCATTGCAACCTGTAGAGACATCAGAAAGAAGCTTTCCAAGTTGTCTCCATCTTAGCACTTTTTAGCTTTAACCTCTTAATGCCTTGGGCCAGTATTTCATTAAGGGATCTCAAGAGCCTCCTGGATCACTCTGGCTTCAGCTGAATCTGGCCCAGGAACTTCAGGTGACCTCTACACCAGTCATCCACTCATATTCTCCCCTTGAATTTATTTGTGATCACAGTAGAGAGGGAGCCGTGGTAAAAGCACATCCTATTGGAGGGTCCCTTCAGCAATGCTGCCTCAAGCCTAAGGCTCAGTGacaataacagctaacatttggGTGCTAGCATGTTACACTGGTTATGTCGTTCGACATTCAACCCTGTGGAGCTAGGTGatatacccatttcacagatgaagagacaggTTAAGATAGAGTAAGGAATTTGCATGGGGTCACACAGCCACTGAGCAGTGGAGCTGAGATTTAAAGCCAGATAGACTCCAGAACTTGTGCTTCTTACCACTCTGCATACTGCCTTGAGATGTATCCCTCAGGAGATGTGGAGGAGGGATACACTGCCTCTACATTAGTCCCCTACCTCTCACAGCCCCCAGATTAAGGCCTAAGGGTCCCCCATATCAGCAATGTGTGATTTCATTATGCTGGCCAGGGGCTCTCATATCTCTTTAACACTTAACGCCATTTAATCTTCTCTGCAACCAAGGATCACACAGATTAGCTGGGTTACCATTACTATAGGCTAGAAAGGTTTGGTTACATTTCCCAAAACCAAACTAAAGTGTTCTGTGATGGTATCACAGAATTAGCTCCATTAGGCTTGGCTGGTGTTAGCTGTCCAAGACATGAGTAATCAAGCCCAAGATGAAACATTGTCAGCTGCTCATTTCTGCTGCTTCAtgggagagaagcaggagggaaTTTTAGGTACTGGCTGAGAAGTGGCAGGAGGGAGCCCTGGCCTGAGACTGGAGCCCTAGCAAGTCTTTTTCCATCCTCAGCTTGGGTCCTTAAACTAATTTCAGTGCCTGGCAGCCCTTACAAAAGGTTTGCAGAGTTGTGTGCCTGTATGCATTTTGCCAGACAGGTGTCTTTAGCATTCTTCAGAGTCTCAAAACCTGAGTGACCCCTATATTATTTAAACCTAGTGGATTAGATGATCTACCAAATTTCCATTTAGTCAAATATTCTCTATGCTCTAGTGCCCTACTGAACCAAGTGACTCATGAAACTTTTAAACTGCCATAAAGAAGACTCCCTAGAATTAGATTAACTTTGAAAATGGTCAAGGTTATCATAATTCTTTCTGTTCCCTCTCAGGTTCTTTGAAATCAGCTCCTCCTAGCTGGGCTTATTCATCCATTGCTTTCTTGCTGGCCTCCTGCCTACTTGGGGAAGAAATGCTGAGCAGCTACCCCCATCACCTCACCCTCAGGCCCTTCCTTCACCGCACGGTTCTGGTTTAGAAATACTTGGAAGGGTTCAGGCCCAGGAGAAGCCCCAAGAGCAATGGAGTGGAGGATGCCAGGTGGGAGGAACGGCCCTGCAGGGAAGGTCTCCACAGAGCCCgatacagaaattttttttcagcaaatgagGCAGCAATTCCTCTTTCAGACTGGCTCCGAAAACATTTCCCAGAGCAAGTTAACTGCCTGACCCTGGGGAAGGTTTGAGCGGAGTTAAGTCTCATTAAAAGTGACCTGGGTCACAGTAGGTGGGAGGCATGCTGCTCTTGGGTCTCAGCCTGCTCAGGATCAATCTGCCCTTTATCCCCTTCCAAAGTGGCGCAACCAGTGACCAGAGCATTCTCAGCACTGGGTCTAATTCAGTGAGATTTTATTGTAGAAATGCGGCCCCAGAATATGTGGGACGCGGATCCCCCAGCACAGGGTGCTGCAGGTGGGACCCTGCCTCTCTAGACCAGCTTCCCCTTCGCGCACGTGGGCAAAGAAAAGGTCCTTGAACCCGGTTGGAACGCACTGAATCTCCACATCCCCTCACTTCCCAGGGGGGACGCAGCCCCCAAAGGCCATTATTCCCAAGTCTGGCTGAGTTCAAGCTCCGATCCTAGTGGGACCCTCGGTGCCGAAGAGTGGGAGAGGCAGTAGCATCTGCGGGAAAACAGCCATAGGGCTGGGGCTCCGGACGGGCAGCTCCTGTCTGGTTGCGCGCTCGCCTCGCCTGCCCGTTGGATGCGCAAAGTAGGTAAATCAGCAAGCGGCGAGGAAGGCTCCCGCGTCCCGGCGGGCGCGCAGTCTTCCAGGAAGGCACCCGGGCTAGACCCGCTGCCCGGAAAAGAGAGGCTCAGCCAGTGGAGTAGAACCTTGGTTCGCGGCTGCCACGAGGCTCGGGACCCTCCGCAGTCTTCTAACCTCGGATTCCCTTTATGCCCAGGGTGCCGCTCGAGGTCGGGAAGGGTGATCGGTCAGAGCGCTATGTCCTCCAGGGGCGTCAGGCGCGCCCTGACACTCTCATACCGGCTTGCTGGTAGCGAGATCGAGACGCGGCGCCCGCCACCCTGGCTCGCTCCTCCACTACACCGGCCGCATCTTCCAGGGTGCGCGGGCGTCCCGCAACGAGCGGTCGTGGGGCAGCGCGGCGAAGGCCGAGTGGCGCAGCTGGCAGCCAATGAAGAGGATGACGAGCGCCACGgagagcagcagaaggaagaaaagcagcaggTAGGTGGGCAGGTCGGGCTTGGCGGCCGCGCCGTCCCGCATCCCGCGCGCGGTAGCCAGCTCCAGCGGCAAAGCGCCCTCTGCCTTGACCGTGGCTGCCAAGGCCAGCGCGCCGCCTACCGCCGCCTCCGGGCCGCCCGTGGCGTTGAACACGTCGCCGTACATGGCCCGCGGGCCCGCCGACCCCGGCCCAGCCACCTCACTTCGCCTCACGCTGCCCGGCGCCGCCCGGCGCCTCCATGGCGCGCCCCGCTGCGCGCTGCTGACCGCGAGCCAGTGCCCGCGGGGCCAATGGGGCTGCGGAGTTCCCGGGCCACCGCGCTTCGCTGCCCTCTTCGCCAGGCGGCGGACCCCAAGGCTCGGAGCTGGACGGCTCGGCTTCCGTGATCCCCGGGCTTTCCCTGTTTCTCGCCGTCGCCACCCGCGGCGAGAATCAAGCTACCCGGGTTTACGGCCGCCCTCTCAGTTCGGACCCCAGCTCCGGGGAGCTCCGGGCTCCGGGGCGCCCCTGGGCTGCAGCGGCGTTGAGAGGTGCCTGGTGAGTGCGGCCGCAGCTCGAGGTCCCTGCCGGGCGCCGCTGAGATGCTTAGTACACTGGGAGTGTACTGAGGGCCAAAGCTGGGAGTCCTCCGCGTCCTCCCGCACCGCCGCCGCGTTTCGGAGCAGTTCTGCAGCCTCGAGTCCCTGTCGAGATGCCTGATGTGCTGCAAGCCTGTCCCCGCTGGCTTTGGCTGCTGCGCTCCTGTCTTGAGCAGAAGACTGAGCTCTGAGGTGGCCCCGCGCGCTCTGGTCCCGGGCGGGGGGCGGGACTGGCGGCGGCTGCCCCTAGGGAGCGGCTGCGAACCAATGAGAGCGAGAGAGGACAGGGCTGCGCCTGCCCCCGGCCCGGCCTCTTGTCGCTCACGGACAGAGGGACACAccaagacagggagggaggaaaaacacAGGGTCATGGAAAGACAGATGGACAAAGAGATGATTACAGACTGACGGACAGACGCAAAACAGAGACAGTAGGGACAGCAAACCAATTCAGAGACCAGGCTCAGCCGGTCATGGATACCTGCTTTCGTTCTTCTCGTGGACATTCTCTCTCCAGACACAGTGAGGTTGGCTCCGAGCCCTAAGGCTGGGTAGCTCAGGGAGGGCACCTGCTTCCAGGAGAGGCTGAGGGCAAGGGCAGAGGATAAGAGCCCCCCACAAGCTTGGACTGGTTCCATGGGCCCAGGCTCCACTCTACCTGCGCCCTGAGAACACATGTGCTCCCCTACCATGAGCTTATTTGCTTGGTGCCCCTGGGCTGTTCTGCTGGGGCACAGGGGACAAGAGGAAGATATGCTGGCCTGCCTGCCCTTGGCAGCCCTGGCAAAGACTTGGTGGCCAGGACAGAGGCGAGCAGTCAGCTGGATTGAGATAGGGGTTCTCCTTTTCCAGGAGTCCAGTCTCTTCACTTCCTTTGAGAAGTCTTCCAAGCCCCCCAGGCTGGAATGAGAACCAGTGCCCCAGCCACCACAGCCCCTGAACTTCTCAAGAAGCACTGACTGCCCTGGACTGTCATCATCTGGCACGAAATTAAAGGAGGCACTTGCCCTCAAAGTTCTGCAAGTACAGAGTCAAGAGTGAGTGTGCCTCTTTCCATTTTGCACCCTGGGCATCTCACTCCTCACCCTAGTCCCAGCTCTGAGACCCCTACAGGGTCAGCCAAGGTCACAGCACTGTctctcttccccagccctccttcccacaTCAAGGGGTACAGGGTGTGCGAGAGCTTGGTGAGCACTGGCTGAGGGAACTAGTGGGAAGATAAGTTCATAACTTCCCTCTCCCCCCGCCGCACCTCATACCTGGCCACAAGCTTCACAAGAACAAGGAAGATGGGCAAGGCTGCCCTCAGCCAAAGCTCATCCCCACAAAGCCCAGCTCAGTCCAGGAGAAATGCTTCTGTCAGCTCTTTGTCTAACATTGAAACTGCGGTTCCAAGTCCTGACCCTTTAGATAGTTTGGCTGCTCTCTAAGTGTGGTGAAGAAGTGCTCTGAAAGAGAGACCCTCCTCAGTGTTTCCCTGTAGTCCCGTAGACAGGCCTGTGGGGACCTGCCCTGAGTGCAGAGAGGGCTGTGTATGGGTATGGGGTGGAGAGCAGGACCTGGCAGATCTCACTATGATCCCATCTACCTACCTTGGTCCTGAGGTGCTACCCAGTGTGCTCCAAGGGTATAGGACTCTGAGCCCCTGGGCCTGGCTGCTGCTTAGGCCAACTCCTCATTGTCTAGATGGGGAAGCTGGCTCTGAGAGGCTCTTagcacaggacagcctccacgTAACAGTGATGCAGCAGCCGTGGATGTGGGCTACTCAGGCAAGGGGCAGAAGTTGCCCCTTTCTCTGAAGGCCTAACCTACTTGGAACAGCATTTTACTCAGCCAGCAGGATCCCAGGGGCATTATGTGAAACCAGAACAAGCTTCCTCATGGACACTTTTAGCCAAGGGGAGAGGCAGCATGTGGATTGAATGGACAGGATTTTATCCAGGTGAAGCCCCTGCTGTCCTTAACTCCCTGGGTcccagggtttttattttttacggtatagcaaagttatttttaactgaatattaaagatttatttttcattaaatattgagGCCATCTAAAAcatacagaataaagaaaaacatcaaaatattctTGGTATGTAGCTCTGGTTGCAGTTTGGCCTGAAATTTCCTCCATGTGTTTATATGGGGAGTCACGGTGGCCCTGCTGACCTGCTTGTTCTCCACTCCACCCATGAAATCAGGTATGACACAGGGCAGTGGCAGAAACTCTGAGCGACTCAGTTCAGAGGTCCTAAGTGGAGTCTGGGGCAAGTGTCAGCCTTTTGGGCTATATAGTAATGGTTTATGATAAGTAACTTCTGATTTTGAAATTGTGCTGTGGTCATCCAGGAAGTGGACCCAGAACAGGTGGAGTCTACAGAAGGTTTGGTGTAGATAGTGGGTCTCTACAGCTCTGTTGCTCATGGTTGAGTAGGGAAATCTCTGCACCTGGGATCCCTGGCAATGCTCATTCCTTAGAGCTTCTGCTTTTCATCATCAGGTTGCATTTTGCAGAAGTAATACATGCAAGGCCTTGCAGCCTGTGagtggtggagctgggtcttgaacCTGGGCAGTGGGTTCCAGAGTACACACACTGAACCACTGCAGTGAGCCACCTCCAATGGAGAGCAGTTTTAGTAGCCACCATTCACATACCTCTTTCTATAGGCCAAGCACTTGCTTTTTCTCAACCTATGAGACAGACACTGCTATCACCTCTGTTTTCCCCAGGAGGAAACTGGAACCCTGAAAGTGGTGTCCCTTGCCAAGCTCACACAGCTTGGTCATGGTGCCAGGCAGCCTAGACTTGGCAGCCTGTGCTCATCCACTCAGTCTTAAGCTGCTTTTTCCAGTGAGAAACTCAGCCCAGAGCATGCTGtcaaactgcctttccttttgGTAAAGTTGGAGGAAGTATCTTGCCCTTTTTTGGGGGTCCTTTGGTTCCAAAGTGGGAGGGCACTGTTTCTTTCCGAAGGATGTTCAGAGCCCTGGGAGGGCAGTCACGTTCCCTGAATATCCCCCAGCAGGAAATTAAACAAGGCTGGTGCTGAGTAAATGCAGAGATGAAGTTTACACAGCTTTTTACACAAGCCAGAGTGACCTTCCATTAGGGAGCTTTGTGTACCCATACATTTAAGTCTCAGGAAAGATTATAAAGGGGCTCGGAAGTTGGCTTTGACAGGCAGAGGTCAGAGGGCTGGGACCCTCGCTTGACCTCTTCCCCATTACATGGTTGCTGAGTGACACTTGCTCCCTCCCAGCTGGCTTGTCTGCAGAGAGACCAAGAGAAGAGAGGCAGCGGTGCCTTTCCGGCCACGATGGGGCCATTTGTTAAGCTGTTTAATGGAAACTTGGGAGACTGAGAGCATTACAGCCCCAGGATTTCATAAACTGTGCCGCGCCGGCCCCGGTGCCTGGGGaagctatttttgtttcttctgctcaCTAGGGGAATTATTATTAAACCACGCAGCGTCACTGAGAGTCTGGGGTAAAGATCAAGGGTGGAAAGGTGCTGTCTGAGGCTGGAGtttgctactgctgctgctgtgggTTTTCCGTGTGCTTTGTATGCGTTAAATTGCTATGGAGTGGCCTCTGCGCCCTCCGTGAATGCTGGTGGTGCCCTTGCTCCcggattttttaattttaaccatcaCCCCTGGCaatgtgtttttgtgtttgtttttgtttttttggtaacaGATGGCTTTGGTGGCCATAGTGATTGGTGACTGAAGGTTGCATTTTAGAATGTCCATTTTAAGAACTAAATAGCAAGTAGGCCAAGCCCAGGCTTGGAAATGAAGCGATTTTCCAAATGGAAATAGGCAGCAGTAGGCTTGGAGAGTGGTCAGGCCAGGGCTTTCGAGGGATTGCAGTCTGGTTTGTGGAGCAGGAAAACTGGAGAAAGGATGGGGTGTGAGGCAGAGATGGTTCTGCAAGGAGAGAGCTCACAAAGGGCTCCCATCCCAGAGAGGGCATCTTCCTGTATGGCCTCTGCTCCCACAGGCCTGTAGGATGGAGAGTCAGTGACAAGACTCCCAGTGCTGCCTGGGACCTGGATCTGCAGGCTGTGGGTGCTGACTCTGACGCTGGTGGTGGGATAACTCTGGGCATTTTTGCAAGTCTCACTGGTTAGTGCCTCAACATCCTTCTCTTTGCTCTCAGTGACATGTGATGTCACccatctctctgggtctctttaGCTGTGTGGCCTCTAGCCCAGTGTGTCCCATTGACTCAAGGCTGCTGGGACTGATAGCAGACTGATTGCCAGCTCCTGGGCCCGATCACCTGGCCTTCTCTGGGAGGTGCAGGGGTTTGCACGAAGGTGAAGCTGTATTCCTCCTGCTGCCTGGGCCTGACCGGGTGTTGGGTTAGAGTCGTGAGTGGGGTCACTGCATGCTAAGGAACAGGCCACTGCTCTGGCGAGAAGTAGGCTGAAGCTGGGATGGAGCCAGCATGTGCCAAAAATAACAGGACTGTTGTTTATAACCAGGCTTAGGGGCATGTGGCCATCTGGCTGGGGCCATCTGATACCTGTCCCTGCACTTCAAGGGAGGGGGTGCCTCTCCTGGAGGTTGCACTTGGAGGGACACCAAGAGCCTGGGGTCCAGAAGTGGAGACATGCAGCAAGGCAGGGAGAGGCATGTTCAGTCAATTAAGaggctcccccaccccatcccgtCTGTGACACTAATGGAGACCTACTTCCTGGAAAGCTCTGGGACTGGATGGTGAGGCCAGGCCAAAAGAACTCACACAGGAAGAGCTGGCTCTTTTTGGATAGCATTTTCGAAGGTTTGGTATGCATACTCCAAGTGAGACGCAGGGTTATTTTAGATAGTACACAGGTATGGCTCTAAACATCCTTGAATCATACAATGCAAAAGTTACTTGTAATTGCCTTTAATTATTCTGATTATGGCCAGAAGACAAATCCAGGATGGTCCTGTATTGGTTAGGGTCCTCTGAGAAGCATGTACAAGAGATTTATTGGTGGGAATACCTGTGGAGCATGAGGTGGAGCCGGTGGAGGCCGGGAGAGCCTTCGGATCACAGCAGCTTCAGATCTCATGGACTCAGATTTCTGAGCTGAGGGTCCCCAAGAACAGACAAGCTGAAGGCTGGTCCTGCTTCCAACTCTGTCCACGATGCCTGACACAGGGTGTAGGGAACAGCAGGGGCAGGGGACCTACCACAAAGGAAGGACCGGGAAGGGCCATTGAGCTCAACCTTCTTAAGATTCAGGTATGGCTGAACCTATACCTGGGAGGTAGAAGGGATGGCTCAGGCAACCCCCATAACCCTCATGGCTGAGTGCAGCACTAGCTAGAAAGACCTGGTCTGAGTCAGCAGGAAACTGGGGACCTGCAGGAAGGTGTGTCCCCAGCTCCTGTCATCAGTACATCCTTCTCTTGACTGTCCCCAGAGTGAGTACCTGGGGCAGCCTGTGGAGGCTGGGCCAGGATGGGGAGGTGCAGCAGGACAGGCTTTAGCTCTGGCTCCAGATTCTGCTCCAGAGCTGGGGTCCTGGGTGAGCAGTTAGAGGCCTGACTTCCCTCTCAGGGGTTGGGGCCCAGCCCTGCGTGGACAGGCATCcgctccctcctcaccctctgaTACCAGGGACCAGGCCAAGCCTGCAAACCTGGTCCTGTAGAGAAGACTCTTCCTTCTTAATGGGGCCCATGGCAGCTGGTCTGGGCTTCCTGCAGACCCCGTCTTCATGGGCCTAAATCCTGAGGCCACTTCCCAAGTTCATGGGAGGGTAGGTAGGAGAGAAATGACATCCTTTGACCACGTtcatgcccctccccccacctagACTTATAATACTAGGAAGGATTTTCATCCTTGACAAGAAAGAGTCCAAGCTTACAAAATCTGGGAGCATATTCTTTATGCTAATTATTTTCTAGTTATTCCTGAAAGATTATTCCTAATTTCCATAAAAgagaattatgttttctttttcttccaaagttgaaacaaaaccaaacaaaaaccaacttGGTTTCTCTCCCATAAAACTCCTAGGGATACCAAGTATCTCAGTTTTGGATCAGTCCCTCCCTACAACCAATCAGCCCTGCTCCAACCTTCTCCTCGGGCAGGATCTGGGGCACACGGGGGACAGCTCTCATTTCTTCCCTGTTCTTCCTGCGCCTCTGCCGCTGGGCGATGCCATCTTCTCCCACCAGGAGAGGTGGGATCAGGATGCTTGTCAGAGGC
The sequence above is a segment of the Camelus ferus isolate YT-003-E chromosome 3, BCGSAC_Cfer_1.0, whole genome shotgun sequence genome. Coding sequences within it:
- the SMIM32 gene encoding small integral membrane protein 32; this encodes MYGDVFNATGGPEAAVGGALALAATVKAEGALPLELATARGMRDGAAAKPDLPTYLLLFFLLLLSVALVILFIGCQLRHSAFAALPHDRSLRDARAPWKMRPV